A single window of Syntrophotalea acetylenica DNA harbors:
- the thyX gene encoding FAD-dependent thymidylate synthase — protein sequence MRVKLLTHTPEPERLVAAAARLCYSASSVEDLLQQDGDRREALLAKILAVGHLSTLEHVSFTFGVEGISRACSHQLVRHRLASYSQQSQRYVSHRERFETVTPPSIARDPALVEIFEAAMQEMHRVYGRLMEAGVPAEDARFVLPNSAATKLVLTMNARELLHFFALRCCRRAQWEIRDLAVEMLRLARGAAPRLFAGAGPGCLHGACPEGAMGCGQADQVRREFADL from the coding sequence ATGCGCGTAAAACTGTTGACACATACTCCCGAACCCGAGCGGCTGGTGGCTGCCGCCGCCCGGCTGTGCTATTCGGCCTCTTCCGTCGAAGACCTGCTGCAGCAGGACGGTGACCGCCGGGAGGCCCTTCTCGCCAAGATTCTTGCCGTCGGTCATCTGTCTACCCTGGAGCATGTTTCCTTCACCTTTGGTGTCGAGGGGATCAGTCGCGCCTGCTCTCATCAGCTGGTGCGTCATCGCCTGGCATCCTATTCCCAGCAGAGCCAGCGCTACGTATCGCACCGGGAGCGGTTCGAGACTGTGACCCCTCCGTCCATCGCCCGGGATCCCGCCCTTGTGGAGATTTTCGAGGCCGCGATGCAGGAAATGCACCGGGTTTATGGCAGATTGATGGAGGCCGGGGTGCCTGCCGAGGATGCTCGCTTCGTGTTGCCAAACTCGGCGGCCACCAAGCTGGTTCTGACCATGAATGCCCGTGAGTTGCTGCATTTTTTCGCCTTGCGCTGCTGCCGGCGGGCCCAGTGGGAAATACGTGACCTGGCGGTGGAGATGCTGCGCCTGGCACGTGGCGCGGCGCCGCGACTGTTCGCCGGGGCCGGTCCCGGCTGCCTGCACGGCGCCTGTCCGGAAGGGGCCATGGGTTGCGGCCAGGCGGATCAGGTGCGCAGGGAATTCGCCGACCTGTAA
- the rpmE gene encoding 50S ribosomal protein L31, which yields MKEGIHPKYEAVEIKCHCGNVIETRSTKCADIQVEVCSACHPFFTGKQKLLDTAGRIDRFRKKYAKNDK from the coding sequence ATGAAAGAAGGAATCCATCCCAAATACGAAGCGGTGGAGATCAAGTGCCACTGCGGCAATGTCATCGAAACCCGGTCGACCAAGTGTGCCGATATCCAGGTCGAGGTCTGCTCCGCCTGCCATCCGTTCTTCACCGGCAAGCAGAAACTTCTCGATACAGCCGGTCGGATTGATCGTTTCCGCAAAAAATACGCCAAAAACGATAAGTAA
- the rho gene encoding transcription termination factor Rho, producing MNLKELKEKKITDLAAIAKELKLDGAAGMRKQDLIFTILNATAEKNGAIFGEGVLEILPDGFGFLRAPDANYLPGPDDIYVSPSQIRRFNLRTGDTVAGQIRPPKEGERYFALLKVAEVNFENPAIARDKTLFDNLTPLYPQERIVLETTPDNLSMRVMDLVTPIGKGQRGLIVAPPRTGKTILLQNIANSIAVNHPEVYLIVLLIDERPEEVTDMQRSVKGEVISSTFDEPATRHVQVAEMVIEKARRLVEHKRDVVILLDSITRLARAYNTVVPPSGKILSGGVDSNALHKPKRFFGAARNIEEGGSLTIIATALVDTGSKMDEVIFEEFKGTGNMEAVLDRRLVDKRTFPAIDANKSGTRREELLVGQTQLQRLWLLRKVLSSMNVVDSMEFLLEKLSATKTNEEFFDSMNQ from the coding sequence ATGAATTTAAAGGAACTTAAGGAAAAGAAGATTACCGATTTGGCGGCTATTGCCAAGGAACTCAAGCTGGACGGCGCCGCCGGTATGCGCAAGCAGGATCTGATCTTCACGATTCTCAACGCGACCGCGGAGAAAAACGGCGCCATTTTTGGTGAAGGGGTGCTGGAAATCCTGCCGGACGGCTTCGGTTTCTTGCGGGCTCCCGATGCCAACTATCTGCCTGGACCCGACGATATCTATGTGTCGCCATCGCAGATCCGGCGCTTCAACCTGCGCACTGGCGATACGGTCGCCGGACAGATACGTCCGCCCAAGGAGGGTGAGCGCTACTTCGCCCTGCTCAAGGTCGCCGAGGTCAACTTCGAAAATCCTGCCATCGCCCGGGACAAGACCCTGTTCGACAACCTGACTCCGCTCTATCCCCAGGAGCGCATCGTTCTGGAGACCACCCCGGACAATCTTTCCATGCGCGTCATGGATCTCGTGACGCCCATCGGCAAGGGCCAGCGCGGCCTCATCGTGGCGCCGCCCCGCACCGGCAAAACCATCCTGCTGCAGAACATCGCCAATTCCATAGCGGTCAATCATCCCGAAGTTTACCTCATTGTCCTGCTTATCGACGAGCGCCCCGAAGAGGTGACGGACATGCAGCGTTCCGTCAAGGGCGAGGTCATTTCCTCCACCTTCGACGAACCGGCCACGCGTCACGTGCAGGTCGCTGAAATGGTCATCGAAAAAGCCCGCCGCCTGGTGGAACACAAGCGCGACGTGGTGATTCTGCTCGACTCCATCACCCGCCTTGCCCGCGCTTATAATACGGTGGTGCCGCCGAGTGGCAAGATTCTGTCCGGCGGGGTCGATTCCAATGCCCTGCACAAACCCAAGCGCTTTTTCGGCGCGGCCCGCAATATCGAGGAGGGCGGCAGCCTGACCATTATCGCCACGGCGCTGGTCGACACCGGCAGCAAGATGGACGAGGTCATTTTCGAGGAGTTCAAGGGGACGGGCAACATGGAGGCGGTGCTTGACCGGCGTCTGGTCGACAAGCGCACCTTTCCGGCCATCGACGCCAACAAGTCCGGTACCCGCCGCGAGGAGCTGCTCGTCGGGCAGACCCAATTGCAGCGTCTGTGGTTGCTGCGCAAGGTGTTGTCCTCCATGAATGTGGTCGACAGTATGGAGTTCCTGCTGGAAAAACTGTCTGCCACCAAGACCAATGAAGAGTTTTTCGATTCCATGAATCAGTAG